From a region of the Coffea arabica cultivar ET-39 chromosome 3e, Coffea Arabica ET-39 HiFi, whole genome shotgun sequence genome:
- the LOC113736759 gene encoding uncharacterized protein yields the protein MGSIRSSKMATTLILMVMIIAPNVKQLAGLTVASDNFESGRQLKQTKNASEQVKQSDDTVRADPLDHLRKYRGGYDITNMHYWSSTAFTGIYGYAIAALWAICGLIYGAYSLVTSFCWKTNREEKFKKTSSCRKKCYPWSRVLVVLFTILAIIGCGLFLGGNAKFHSRATTVVDILIDTADHASDTIYNTTEAMKDLSANLAADAESGDATRFLKSTAQSLDTEADDIHRQARKHRRAIYNGLKIVYIITTVTISLNLVAAIALSVSGVLKLRRILRLMVILCWILTVLCWLFSGIYFFIENFADDTCTALEGFRQDPYNNSLSSILPCDELSSAKSVLRHVSAEVYNVVHEVNGNISTRYGNIFQICNPFSGPPHYHYQPQDCPANAYKIGDIPQLLKQVTCPDSEQGCTGGIVIPTKYYNRLEIYTTSIQRLLNEYPDMESLVECQTVTTAFSEILNTHCKPLKRYTRMVWAAMVFLSTVMVALILLWTTEAHYEQYQHSSDGSMKPFSTSADKLESGTAEAPNNGSIPSSVL from the exons ATGGGCTCCATAAGAAGCTCAAAAATGGCTACAACTTTAATTCTCATGGTAATGATTATCGCTCCAAACGTCAAACAACTTGCAGGACTCACAGTCGCATCAGATAATTTTGAGTCAG GAAGGCAGTTAAAGCAAACCAAAAATGCTTCAGAACAAGTAAAACAATCAGATGACACTGTGCGAGCCGATCCCCTAGACCATTTGAGGAAATATAGGGGAGGATATGACATTACCAACATGCATTATTGGAGT TCCACCGCTTTCACAGGCATATATGGATATGCCATTGCAGCTTTATGGGCAATTTGTGGGCTGATATATGGAGCATATTCGCTAGTGACCTCCTTTTGTTGGAAAACGAAcagagaagaaaaattcaagaagaCATCATCTTGCCGAAAGAAGTGTTATCCATGGTCTAGGGTTTTAGTAGTTCTTTTCACCATCTTGGCAAT AATTGGGTGCGGACTTTTTTTGGGAGGAAATGCAAAATTTCACTCGAGAGCCACAACGGTGGTAGATATTCTTATTGATACGGCAGACCATGCGTCTGATACCATATATAACACAACTGAAGCAATGAAAGACCTGAGCGCTAACTTGGCAGCAGATGCTGAAAGTGGAGATGCCACTAGGTTCCTGAAATCTACAGCCCAAAGTCTTGATACTGAGGCTGATGATATACATAGACAAGCAAGGAAGCATAGGAGGGCAATCTACAACGGCCTCAAGATAGT GTACATAATAACTACAGTTACAATTTCATTGAACTTGGTTGCAGCAATCGCTTTATCAG TTTCTGGAGTCCTAAAATTACGAAGAATTCTTCGCCT GATGGTTATACTATGTTGGATCCTCACAGTCTTGTGCTGGTTGTTTTCCGGAATCTACTTTTTCATAGAAAA TTTTGCAGATGACACATGCACAGCCCTTGAAGGATTCCGACAAGATCCGTACAACAACAGCTTGAGTTCAATTCTACCTTGCGATGAACTTTCGTCAGCCAAATCAGTTCTTCGTCATGTCAGTGCAGAGGTATACAACGTGGTTCACGAG GTAAACGGCAACATTTCTACCAGATATGGAAACATATTTCAAATCTGCAATCCTTTCTCAGGACCACCACATTATCACTACCAGCCACAAGATTGTCCAGCCAACGCATATAAAATAGGGGATATTCCACAG CTATTGAAGCAGGTGACATGTCCTGATTCTGAGCAAGGTTGCACGGGAGGAATTGTAATTCCCACCAAGTACTACAATAGATTGGAGATATACACAACTTCAATACAAAGGTTACTGAATGAATATCCTGATATGGAAAGCCTGGTTGAGTGTCAGACAGTAACAACCGCCTTTTCAGAAATCCTAAACACACACTGTAAACCCCTAAAACGATACACAAGGATGGTCTGGGCAGCAATGGTATTCTTGTCAACGGTAATGGTGgctttaattctattatggaCAACTGAAGCACACTATGAGCAGTACCAGCATTCTTCAGATGGTTCTATGAAACCCTTTTCAACATCAGCAGACAAGCTGGAATCAGGAACAGCTGAGGCACCTAATAATGGCTCAATACCTAGTTCAGTTCTTTAA
- the LOC113735826 gene encoding uncharacterized protein, producing MKNTISSPSFQELNHRGDEDEKLLTLSLFTNPISTAFQPICYSRASPSPSLHIYDNVPMNLQTASHQEGTISTHPQRKRKPPTQTPPPGKSENIPPPYPWATTRRATVHTLDYLLSNGLNRIRGEVQCKRCDEKYEMEFDLQNKFAEIATFIAKNKDSLHDRAPNVWMNPCLPNCKFCDQSNSVKPILTKKRSINWLFLLLGQMLGCCKLGELKYFCKHTKNHRTGAKDRVLYLTYLELCKQLDPQGPFGR from the coding sequence ATGAAGAATACTATATCTTCTCCCTCTTTTCAAGAACTTAATCACAGgggtgatgaagatgagaaaCTTCTCACTCTTTCACTCTTTACAAATCCCATTTCCACTGCATTTCAACCGATATGTTATTCAAGAGCTTCTCCTTCACCATCACTTCATATCTATGACAATGTCCCTATGAATCTCCAAACGGCATCTCACCAAGAGGGGACAATTTCAACACATCCACAACGCAAAAGAAAGCCACCAACACAAACTCCGCCTCCAGGAAAGTCCGAAAACATCCCTCCACCGTACCCTTGGGCTACCACACGACGCGCCACCGTGCACACCCTAGATTACCTGCTTTCCAATGGCTTGAACAGGATTAGAGGTGAAGTTCAATGCAAAAGATGTGATGAAAAGTACGAAATGGAGTTCGATTTGCAAAATAAGTTCGCGGAGATTGCGACATTTATCGCGAAAAATAAGGATTCTCTGCATGACAGGGCACCAAATGTTTGGATGAATCCATGTTTGCCAAATTGCAAGTTTTGTGACCAAAGCAATAGTGTAAAGCCGATTCTTACTAAGAAGAGATCCATCAATTGGCTATTTTTGTTGTTAGGTCAGATGCTTGGATGCTGTAAGCTCGGTGAACTCAAGTATTTTTGCAAGCATACCAAGAATCATAGGACAGGTGCAAAGGATCGAGTTCTTTATCTTACTTATTTAGAGCTGTGTAAGCAACTTGATCCTCAAGGACCCTTTGGTAGATAA
- the LOC113736762 gene encoding large ribosomal subunit protein uL2my, C-terminal part-like: MSFSRGRMASSILLGSLRCQTKPANSHAFFSSSAIETMTRKPPARVPQPMMMNDMFTLDISSQVGSCMPLSMMRIGTLIHNVEMRLGQGAKLVRAAGTVAKILTEPNTTSSRFCEIKLPSGRKKSIDTRCRATIGQVSNPEHGKKKLRKAGQSRWLGRRPKVRGVAMNPVDHPHGGGEGKSKSSGSHGRGSRTPWGKPTKCGYKTGPLKRRK; the protein is encoded by the exons ATGTCGTTTTCAAGAGGTCGCATGGCTTCATCAATCCTCCTCGGCAGCCTCCGCTGCCAGACGAAGCCCGCCAACAGCCACGCCTTCTTTTCTTCAA GTGCAATCGAAACCATGACTAGGAAGCCGCCGGCTAGGGTTCCCCAACCGATGATGATGAACGATATGTTTACGCTGGATATCAGCTCTCAAGTCGGATCGTGTATGCCTCTGTCGATGATGCGGATCGGGACCCTGATCCATAACGTCGAGATGCGACTCGGTCAAGGCGCCAAGCTCGTCCGAGCTGCCGGCACTGTTGCTAAGATTTTAACGGAGCCAAACACAACGTCGTCTAG GTTTTGTGAGATAAAATTACCGTCGGGGAGAAAGAAGAGTATAGACACAAGGTGTAGGGCAACAATCGGACAGGTATCGAATCCAGAGCATGGGAAGAAGAAGTTACGGAAGGCTGGGCAGAGCAGGTGGCTGGGAAGGAGGCCAAAGGTGAGAGGTGTGGCAATGAATCCGGTTGATCATCCGCATGGAGGCGGTGAAGGGAAAAGTAAGAGTAGTGGGAGTCATGGACGTGGTTCACGTACACCATGGGGGAAGCCCACTAAGTGTGGCTACAAAACTGGGCCACTCAAGAGGAGAAAGTAG